A region of Papilio machaon chromosome 14, ilPapMach1.1, whole genome shotgun sequence DNA encodes the following proteins:
- the LOC106711971 gene encoding fibroin heavy chain isoform X1 has protein sequence MAAIPLLMLLLVCSSLAKEDKSKVSELLDNGIKDGSSVKGVKRGIISTGHYGLDGGIGIGHGGIAIGHGGIGLGSGIGIGSGIGISSGIGIGSGIGIGSGIGVGSGIGSGISVGSGIGSGISIGSGIGSGIAVSGGGVGIAAGPAIAAGPGIAIGGGISAAPAVAVAARPAAVQTSVSVQPNPVILRQEVPRYITRTVTNNVQVPVQVPVPVPVDRQVPVPVRVPVPVAVDRPVPVIHRVPVEITRQVPVYYERKVPYPVKVPVSVPVPYPVTVEKQVAVDRPVYVDRQVPVPHPVYVDRPVRVPVPVQVDRPVPVPQPVVVERRVPVAAVAAAPAVAVAPAVGVSSAGIGSGVAIGSGIGIGSGIGVGSGIGIGSGLGSGIGVSYGSGIGLGSGIGLSSGVGLGSGIGISSGLGSGISLGSGYGGSYGLSYGSGHGYGLSSISSGIGHSIGVTKVISSYPSIHSSH, from the exons ATGGCCGCCATCCCACTTTTGATg TTACTGCTGGTCTGCAGCAGTTTGGCAAAAGAAGACAAATCAAAAGTTTCAGAACTTTTAGATAATGGAATCAAAGACGGATCGTCAGTAAAGGGAGTGAAGAGAGGCATCATCTCCACCGGTCATTACGGCCTCGACGGTGGAATTGGAATCGGTCATGGAGGAATTGCGATCGGTCACGGTGGAATCGGTCTCGGATCTGGTATTGGTATCGGTTCCGGTATTGGCATCAGTTCAGGAATTGGTATCGGTTCAGGAATCGGTATTGGTTCTGGAATAGGTGTCGGTTCTGGAATCGGTTCAGGAATTAGCGTCGGTTCTGGAATCGGTTCAGGAATCAGCATCGGTTCTGGAATCGGATCTGGCATAGCCGTTTCTGGAGGAGGAGTCGGTATCGCTGCCGGACCAGCGATAGCTGCCGGACCAGGAATAGCCATTGGGGGTGGAATTTCTGCCGCCCCGGCCGTGGCGGTAGCAGCTAGACCCGCAGCTGTTCAAACATCAGTCTCCGTTCAACCCAACCCAGTTATTCTGCGCCAAGAAGTCCCGAGATATATCACCAGGACAGTAACAAACAACGTCCAAGTACCCGTTCAAGTTCCGGTTCCCGTGCCCGTCGATCGTCAGGTACCGGTGCCAGTTCGAGTGCCTGTGCCTGTGGCAGTGGATCGACCGGTGCCCGTCATACACAGAGTACCCGTGGAGATCACGAGACAAGTACCCGTCTACTATGAGAGGAAAGTGCCATATCCAGTTAAAGTACCCGTCTCCGTGCCGGTGCCGTACCCAGTCACGGTCGAGAAGCAAGTAGCCGTCGACCGACCAGTGTATGTAGACCGTCAGGTGCCAGTACCACATCCCGTATATGTTGACCGCCCCGTCAGAGTACCCGTCCCCGTGCAAGTCGATAGGCCTGTGCCAGTACCTCAACCCGTTGTAGTTGAACGACGAGTACCAGTAGCCGCCGTTGCTGCAGCACCAGCCGTGGCGGTAGCGCCAGCGGTGGGAGTATCTTCAGCCGGCATCGGTTCAGGGGTAGCCATCGGATCGGGCATCGGCATCGGATCGGGCATCGGCGTCGGATCGGGCATCGGCATCGGTTCAGGGCTTGGCTCGGGCATCGGAGTGAGCTACGGCTCCGGCATCGGCTTAGGTTCCGGCATCGGATTAAGTTCCGGCGTCGGCTTAGGTTCCGGCATTGGCATTTCGTCTGGGCTCGGGTCTGGAATATCGCTAGGCAGCGGCTACGGCGGAAGCTACGGCCTCAGCTACGGCAGCGGACACGGTTACGGTCTGTCCTCCATCTCGTCTGGCATCGGCCACTCGATCGGCGTCACCAAAGTGATCTCCAGCTACCCGAGCATTCACAGTAGCCACTAG
- the LOC106711984 gene encoding A-kinase anchor protein 14-like has protein sequence MKYIVFFALVSVALAKPKPGGLFSSFDHGFSSLDLHQPALTLSQPTYTVAQPVVHAAPVVHAAPVVHAAPVAIAKPATSYSSFQQVVHPVQVAHAAPAVVHAAPVISQPIVHASPVVHTIAQPVIQKYLSLGSYGGSYGGYGHGW, from the exons ATGAAATACATC GTATTCTTCGCCCTTGTGTCCGTGGCTTTGGCCAAGCCCAAGCCCGGCGGTCTGTTCTCATCATTTGACCATGGC TTCTCATCGCTAGACCTCCACCAGCCAGCTCTCACATTATCTCAGCCCACATATACAGTAGCCCAGCCCGTGGTCCACGCGGCTCCAGTTGTCCACGCGGCGCCTGTTGTCCATGCGGCACCAGTCGCTATTGCCAAGCCCGCCACTAGCTACTCCTCCTTCCAACAg GTCGTACATCCAGTACAAGTAGCGCATGCCGCCCCAGCAGTTGTCCACGCGGCGCCAGTAATTTCCCAGCCCATAGTCCATGCGTCCCCAGTAGTCCACACCATAGCTCAGCCTGTGATCCAGAAGTACCTCTCTCTCGGATCTTACGGCGGCTCCTACGGCGGATACGGTCATGGTTGGTAA
- the LOC106711956 gene encoding neprilysin-4, whose translation MNAWGNEGDDAMGPSVSRPPSVATITRHPPLKNGGELRETGYLIGIGSRTARFRRKHRKKLYWLILLILLFTIIFMGTMLALIYKYIFKPPPNICMTKECLRSAANLALSIDKTAQPCDDFYQYMCGNWPKNHPRPDEYISYDWFSDQETRVYAAVRDFLEADDPNLYKKPKPVQQTKIMYEACMDVKTLEERGLEPVMNMLDEIGLPHFPTIINATELDIFPAEDLNNYTFDWLEAVIKIKKKLGMDVLIGFDIFFDSNNITNDKILIGAPEVTHPFPSMHGNVVFKRNIKRRHSHILKISRSLEFSTTTNFNKIMTYNETDETESYETREYTVDQIQNITDSVLALTNGTAIPIWKRYFEGIFTVKDKKLDFEKEKISINQLDLEYLCLMTAYVSKTAPIHLELYIWMKVIEVLAADTTQTLYQLFLKIYPTDIVAARSLRCANAVNDMLGMAVAYAIAEPDFINVVKPEIQVMLKNLKGALAQLIGKTKWMDDNTKLKSYRKIIEMKTLIGFPDWLLEEGQLESYYKGIEVNKKTHLENMISIAQMEIKAKMDDYRQPRPNLWYIDPTVVNAYHVFATNTITVPMVILRYPFYDLGLDSLNYGSLGTIIGHEITHGFDNLGRLYDKDGYSKNWWSNETVDSYQNMTECLVKQYSSFKIPELDKNVNGHKTLGENIADNGAIRQAFAAFERHLRRTGPEAKLPGFEEYSPQQMFFMSYGNLWCGVSTNNSLKASLEDEHSPLKFRVKGSLQNIEQFSRTWNCPPESPMNPTKKCVIF comes from the exons ATGAATGCATGGGGAAATGAAGGTGATGATGCAATGGGTCCAAGTGTATCGC GTCCACCTAGTGTGGCAACAATAACTCGACATCCACCTCTTAAAAATGGAGGTGAACTGAGAGAAACAGGGTATTTGATTGGTATAGGGTCCAGAACGGCAAG GTTTCGTagaaaacatagaaaaaaattgtattggtTAATACTTCTTATTCTATTGTTTACTATCATATTTATGGGAACCATGCTGGCACTAA tttacaaatacatattcAAACCTCCGCCTAATATCTGTATGACGAAGGAATGCCTGCGCTCAGCTGCCAACCTGGCGCTCTCTATTGACAAGACGGCACAACCTTGTGATGATTTCTACCAG tacatGTGTGGAAACTGGCCGAAAAATCATCCAAGACCTGACGAGTACATATCATACGACTGGTTCTCCGACCAGGAGACGAGAGTTTACGCAGCTGTCAGAGACTTTTTGGAAGCGGATGATCCTAATTTGTACAAGAAACCAAAACCCGTACAGCAGACAAAGATAATGTACGAGGCTTGCATGGATGTCA AAACGTTAGAAGAGCGTGGATTAGAACCAGTCATGAACATGTTAGACGAAATAGGACTTCCACATTTTCCTACAATCATTAATGCCACAG aattggATATTTTCCCAGCTGAAGATCTCAATAACTACACTTTCGACTGGCTGGAGGCcgtaatcaaaattaaaaagaaactcgGAATGGACGTTCTTATTgggtttgatatttttttcgattcaAACAACATTactaatgataaaatattgatcGGCGCGCCTGAAGTCACGCATCCTTTTCCCAG TATGCATGGAAACgttgtatttaaaagaaatataaaacggaGACATTCACATATTCTAAAGATATCAAGGTCACTTGAATTCAGTACAACAACGAACTTCAACAAA attatgaCATACAATGAAACTGACGAAACAGAGTCATATGAAACACGAGAATACACAGTGGATCAAATCCAGAATATTACAGATTCAGTTCTAGCACTAACTAATGGTACTGCCATTCCTATATGGAAAAGATATTTCGAAGgtatttttacagtaaaagataaaaaattagattttgaaAAGgagaaaatttcaataaatcaaCTCGATTTAGAATATTTATGCTTAATGACAGCTTACGTTTCAAAGACTGCGCCAATTCATTTAGAGCTCTACATTTGGATGAAG GTTATCGAAGTGCTAGCTGCAGATACCACACAGACTTTGTACCAGTTGTTCTTAAAGATTTACCCAACCGACATAGTGGCAGCACGAAGTTTGCGATGTGCTAACGCTGTTAATGATATGCTAGGGATGGCTGTCGCGTATGCCATCGCTGAACCAGACTTCATTAATGTTGTTAAACCTgag ATACAAGTAATGCTAAAGAATCTGAAAGGCGCTTTAGCCCAATTAATAGGAAAAACAAAATGGATGGACGACaacactaaattaaaatcgtacagaaaaataatagaaatgaaaactCTAATAGGTTTCCCTGACTGGTTGCTTGAAGAAGGACAACTTGAGTCTTATTACAAGGGAATAGAGGTTAATAAAAAGACACATTTAGAAAATATGATCAGCATAGCACAAATGGAAATTAAAGCTAAGATGGATGATTATAGACAACCTCGACCAAATTTATGGTACATTGATCCTACTGTGGTTAACGCTTACCACGTCTTCGCAACGAATACAATAA CTGTACCTATGGTGATATTACGGTATCCATTTTATGATTTGGGTCTAGA TTCTTTAAACTATGGTTCGTTGGGGACAATCATTGGACACGAAATAACTCATGGCTTTGATAACTTAG gTCGACTTTACGATAAAGATGGATATTCAAAGAACTGGTGGTCAAACGAAACAGTGGATTCCTATCAGAATATGACGGAGTGTTTAGTCAAACAATACTCATCATTTAAAATACCTGAATTggataaaaatgtaa ACGGTCATAAAACTCTGGGTGAGAATATAGCTGACAACGGCGCTATAAGACAAGCATTCGCAGCTTTCGAACGCCATCTGCGTCGTACCGGACCTGAGGCGAAGCTCCCTGGCTTTGAAGAGTATAGTCCACAGCAAATGTTCTTTATGTCTTATGGAAAT CTATGGTGTGGTGTCTCAACAAACAATTCCTTAAAGGCGAGTCTAGAAGACGAGCATTCTCCGCTGAAGTTCAGGGTAAAAGGGAGCCTGCAGAACATCGAACAGTTTTCTCGAACCTGGAACTGTCCACCCGAGTCACCTATGAATCCTACGAAGAAATGTGTCATCTTCTAA
- the LOC106711969 gene encoding tetra-peptide repeat homeobox protein 1 — MKAFIAILFMTASVLAEPSKVIQKRSGLVGHYAAAAPIIHSGYSLGGYGFGGGLSSGYATGLTSGLGAALAAGPGIAVGPGGAIGGATIVGADVHTTVTKHVGVPVPAPYPVAVDRPYPVPVRVAVPVPVDRPYAVAVPRPYPVAVEKHVAVPVDRPVPYPVPHAVPYPVIKQVGVPVPAPYAVPVPKPVAVPVPQPLGVPVVKSIVTSGLGASLYGAGLHGHGLASKIW; from the exons ATGAAAGCCTTC ATCGCAATCCTCTTCATGACGGCATCAGTTCTCGCTGAACCTAGCAAAGTTATTCAAAAGCGGAGTGGACTGGTCGGACATTACGCTGCTGCCGCACCCATCATACATTCCGGCTACAGCCTGGGAGGTTACGGCTTTGGTGGCGGTCTCAGCTCAGGGTACGCCACCGGCCTCACCTCAGGGTTAGGTGCTGCGCTAGCTGCAGGACCAGGCATCGCTGTGGGACCAGGAGGCGCTATTGGCGGTGCCACAATCGTTGGTGCTGATGTTCACACGACTGTCACCAAGCACGTCGGCGTCCCCGTGCCAGCTCCTTACCCTGTGGCAGTAGACAGGCCTTACCCTGTCCCCGTCAGG GTAGCGGTGCCAGTACCAGTAGACCGGCCATACGCTGTCGCAGTGCCAAGGCCCTACCCAGTAGCGGTTGAGAAGCACGTCGCAGTGCCAGTCGACAGGCCAGTTCCTTACCCGGTTCCACACGCAGTTCCTTACCCAGTTATCAAACAG GTCGGAGTTCCAGTTCCCGCTCCATACGCTGTGCCAGTACCCAAACCTGTAGCAGTTCCAGTGCCCCAACCGTTGGGAGTACCAGTAGTCAAGTCCATCGTCACCTCAGGACTGGGAGCGTCCCTCTATGGTGCTGGTCTCCACGGTCACGGACTCGCTTCTAAGATCTGGTGA
- the LOC106711971 gene encoding fibroin heavy chain isoform X2, whose amino-acid sequence MAAIPLLMLLLVCSSLAKEDKSKVSELLDNGIKDGSSVKGVKRGIISTGHYGLDGGIGIGHGGIAIGHGGIGLGSGIGIGSGIGISSGIGIGSGIGIGSGIGVGSGIGSGISVGSGIGSGISIGSGIGSGIAVSGGGVGIAAGPAIAAGPGIAIGGGISAAPAVAVAARPAAVQTSVSVQPNPVILRQEVPRYITRTVTNNVQVPVQVPVPVPVDRQVPVPVRVPVPVAVDRPVPVIHRVPVEITRQVPVYYERKVPYPVKVPVSVPVPYPVTVEKQVAVDRPVYVDRQVPVPHPVYVDRPVRVPVPVQVDRPVPVPQPVVVERRVPVAAVAAAPAVAVAPAVGVSSAGIGSGVAIGSGIGIGSGLGSGIGVSYGSGIGLGSGIGLSSGVGLGSGIGISSGLGSGISLGSGYGGSYGLSYGSGHGYGLSSISSGIGHSIGVTKVISSYPSIHSSH is encoded by the exons ATGGCCGCCATCCCACTTTTGATg TTACTGCTGGTCTGCAGCAGTTTGGCAAAAGAAGACAAATCAAAAGTTTCAGAACTTTTAGATAATGGAATCAAAGACGGATCGTCAGTAAAGGGAGTGAAGAGAGGCATCATCTCCACCGGTCATTACGGCCTCGACGGTGGAATTGGAATCGGTCATGGAGGAATTGCGATCGGTCACGGTGGAATCGGTCTCGGATCTGGTATTGGTATCGGTTCCGGTATTGGCATCAGTTCAGGAATTGGTATCGGTTCAGGAATCGGTATTGGTTCTGGAATAGGTGTCGGTTCTGGAATCGGTTCAGGAATTAGCGTCGGTTCTGGAATCGGTTCAGGAATCAGCATCGGTTCTGGAATCGGATCTGGCATAGCCGTTTCTGGAGGAGGAGTCGGTATCGCTGCCGGACCAGCGATAGCTGCCGGACCAGGAATAGCCATTGGGGGTGGAATTTCTGCCGCCCCGGCCGTGGCGGTAGCAGCTAGACCCGCAGCTGTTCAAACATCAGTCTCCGTTCAACCCAACCCAGTTATTCTGCGCCAAGAAGTCCCGAGATATATCACCAGGACAGTAACAAACAACGTCCAAGTACCCGTTCAAGTTCCGGTTCCCGTGCCCGTCGATCGTCAGGTACCGGTGCCAGTTCGAGTGCCTGTGCCTGTGGCAGTGGATCGACCGGTGCCCGTCATACACAGAGTACCCGTGGAGATCACGAGACAAGTACCCGTCTACTATGAGAGGAAAGTGCCATATCCAGTTAAAGTACCCGTCTCCGTGCCGGTGCCGTACCCAGTCACGGTCGAGAAGCAAGTAGCCGTCGACCGACCAGTGTATGTAGACCGTCAGGTGCCAGTACCACATCCCGTATATGTTGACCGCCCCGTCAGAGTACCCGTCCCCGTGCAAGTCGATAGGCCTGTGCCAGTACCTCAACCCGTTGTAGTTGAACGACGAGTACCAGTAGCCGCCGTTGCTGCAGCACCAGCCGTGGCGGTAGCGCCAGCGGTGGGAGTATCTTCAGCCGGCATCGGTTCAGGGGTAGCCA TCGGATCGGGCATCGGCATCGGTTCAGGGCTTGGCTCGGGCATCGGAGTGAGCTACGGCTCCGGCATCGGCTTAGGTTCCGGCATCGGATTAAGTTCCGGCGTCGGCTTAGGTTCCGGCATTGGCATTTCGTCTGGGCTCGGGTCTGGAATATCGCTAGGCAGCGGCTACGGCGGAAGCTACGGCCTCAGCTACGGCAGCGGACACGGTTACGGTCTGTCCTCCATCTCGTCTGGCATCGGCCACTCGATCGGCGTCACCAAAGTGATCTCCAGCTACCCGAGCATTCACAGTAGCCACTAG